The Malus domestica chromosome 10, GDT2T_hap1 genome contains a region encoding:
- the LOC103412458 gene encoding uncharacterized protein: MTIVQYVYRSLEPASTRGSIERTSQYRCMVFKIKHGQILNKMPSSDSKHFFYDLRGRSSKVQIVADPRNLEMDEYEFSKFYSCIRPGDFIIYWRDWISRKKLFSVSRPKDEPSCFGTVFLTNSSSPLGRGTFYSVI, encoded by the exons ATGACGATCGTTCAGTACGTATACAGGAGTCTGGAGCCCGCCTCAACAAGGGGGAGCATAGAGAGGACATCACAGTATCGTTGTATGGTATTCAAGATTAAACATG GGCAAATACTGAACAAAATGCCGTCCTCCGATTCCAAGCATTTCTTTTATGATTTACGGGGTCGTAGCTCTAAAGTCCAAATTGTGGCTGATCCTAG AAATTTAGAGATGGATGAAtatgaattttctaaattttattCCTGTATAAGGCCTGGcgattttataatttattggcgTGACTGGATTTCCAG GAAAAAACTTTTCTCAGTCAGCAGACCAAAAGACGAGCCATCTTGTTTTGGAACAGTTTTCCTGACAaattcttcttctcctcttgGTCGCGGAACTTTTTATTCAGTCATTTGA